Proteins co-encoded in one Pocillopora verrucosa isolate sample1 chromosome 1, ASM3666991v2, whole genome shotgun sequence genomic window:
- the LOC131788171 gene encoding chondroitin sulfate ABC exolyase-like: MSGRRGFCLVLTGLVLLLLELSSAKDDCQKLLNFEGKSQENCLRRIPDTRGTITFSTSVAKLGSRSLRWESGTTGKSRLRYTRPSSARIRGRDLSRGGVKMWIYKETPSPGRSMQVRFRDTARSNQVGSFDIDLGFKGWRGIWVSYGECKRYSHSLNSPAEIDRVDFALSHHDTIHIDMLDFVRRMSFQSRDKIVPPFTRFGSRYDSSNFWQQSYRWSQQAPTALPETVVASKSLSLTHIESRLKNWYCDERETTYDFSGEAKKRWDKLVRSIDAAYLEYDRLLFRTLHSGKTVIVGPPLFCRGCKRGTRAYSLKDPTRKFSFVQMRIMLPLAIEFYLKSRAEEVSRTVTEETPELSSTNKVDVDRAIERICGNDANRQKEFRVYLESLTKPYTKDQVRKILNDENEKRLERIIKLLDYIEDQGWADGSAIGSLDHEMNRGGAGYTHTLFLLKNALQGNTKYRSRLLNLINTAKWYSDFGEVYQSTFEYSGTTADRMITIMLFRLMIVLIMPAKSDMEIKERQRDMDALKRWMDNALSINKAFGGVIKPDYTGFHHKTFYASAYAPHAYHTAAQVQYLLEGTDFALSDESKRNLLEALETMRLVAVKYSTPNSVGGRIVDYSKKILVKILPAYAYISVSHPSGPLASTPAEEVSVPAVKNVGMFLRLYQPTDEFVKKYLEDGTVNRGKSYMNSLGSLKIMSIVFSKGTSPEPSPEGHWSKNFAALSIHRRKDWAVTIKGFNRFVWDFEGSTRVGKPENVYGTYQSHGSMLIANSEEALKAHDIKNGWDWTKIPGATTMSLTLAQTSLSKARNFSPQSSAGGVTYRGPEPLSSGVFGMDFRQPRYSFLEESHPYPNINLRFKKSVFFYQNVLVCLGSNIRINNGGATQAQTTLFQDKLISDSSSIEVDDERKDDSTLFDAMTPFSTPKGSRRGYTTLVDTKGNSYYIPRSSASDLKVHVQTQNSRTSSAKKSSGTYGTAWLEHSASDGSYEYAVHIDTPSYEGSTGSYWEIQHSDVSYKLYRVLKQDDEAHVVRFERSPERNTALLPLYGYVFFQATSSVPLPSWGIVSSVNRQCRIMAEENTQEIYLSISYPDLNFPGSKVLRTSGDVKVRELFRMESEEIQVEVTLARVVSTTLPELPKVHGSPTDYVPRVRVIETVTEKPSRGNKLVFANLKNGFSVEVKLTKINC, from the exons ATGTCTGGAAGAAGaggtttttgtcttgttttgacTGGGCTTGTACTCTTGCTGTTAGAGTTATCATCGGCTAAAGACG ATTGTCAAAAATTATTAAACTTTGAGGGGAAATCACAGGAAAACTGCCTGAGACGTATACCAGACACCAGAGGAACAATAACATTCTCAACTTCCGTAGCCAAGCTCGGCTCAAGGTCACTGAGATGGGAATCTGGCACCACAGGAAAATCGCGATTGAGGTACACCAGGCCCTCATCTGCCCGCATCAGAGGACGTGACCTAAGCCGAGGAGGGGTGAAGATGTGGATCTACAAAGAGACTCCCTCACCTGGAAGAAGCATGCAAGTTAGATTTAGAGATACAGCTCGGAGCAACCAAGTTGGGTCATTTGATATTGACTTGGGATTTAAGGGATGGCGAGGAATATGGGTGTCCTATGGAGAATGCAAACGTTACTCTCATAGCCTCAACTCTCCCGCTGAAATTGATAGAGTCGATTTTGCCTTGAGCCATCACGACACAATTCATATCGATATGCTTGACTTTGTGAGAAGGATGTCATTTCAGTCTCGTGACAAAATAGTTCCACCTTTCACAAGATTCGGCTCACGATATGATTCAAGCAACTTCTGGCAGCAAAGCTACCGTTGGAGTCAGCAGGCTCCGACTGCCCTTCCAGAAACGGTGGTTGCTTCAAAGTCCTTGAGTCTCACTCACATCGAGAGTCGCTTGAAAAACTGGTATTGCGATGAGAGGGAAACCACCTACGACTTCTCTGGAGAAGCCAAGAAGCGTTGGGATAAACTGGTGAGGAGCATTGACGCTGCATATCTGGAATACGATAGACTTTTATTTAGGACGCTACACTCAGGAAAAACAGTGATAGTCGGGCCTCCTCTGTTCTGTCGCGGTTGTAAAAGGGGAACACGAGCGTATTCCTTGAAAGATCCAACAAGAAAGTTCAGCTTCGTCCAAATGCGTATCATGCTTCCTTTAGCCATAGAGTTTTATCTTAAATCCCGCGCCGAAGAAGTTTCCCGAACTGTGACAGAAGAAACTCCTGAACTGAGTTCTACTAACAAAGTAGATGTGGACCGTGCCATTGAAAGGATTTGTGGAAACGACGCAAACAGGCAGAAAGAGTTCCGCGTGTACCTTGAAAGTTTGACGAAACCTTACACAAAGGACCAAGTACGCAAAATATTAAATGACGAAAACGAAAAACGCCTTGAGAGAATAATTAAACTGCTTGACTACATTGAAGACCAAGGATGGGCTGATGGAAGTGCAATAGGCTCCCTGGATCATGAAATGAACCGTGGTGGTGCTGGATATACACACACTCTTTTCTTGTTGAAGAACGCCTTACAAGGGAACACTAAATACAGATCAAGACTTTTAAACTTAATAAATACCGCCAAGTGGTATAGTGATTTTGGTGAAGTTTACCAATCGACGTTCGAGTATAGTGGAACTACGGCTGACAGAATGATTACAATAATGTTGTTTCGGCTCATGATTGTGTTGATAATGCCTGCTAAGTCGGatatggaaataaaagaaaggcaAAGGGATATGGATGCTTTGAAACGATGGATGGATAACGCCCTGAGTATCAACAAAGCCTTCGGTGGAGTTATTAAACCTGATTACACTGGCTTTCATCACAAGACATTCTACGCATCTGCGTATGCCCCACACGCATATCATACAGCTGCACAAGTGCAATACCTCTTAGAAGGAACAGATTTTGCACTGTCAGATGAGTCGAAACGAAATTTACTGGAAGCTCTTGAAACAATGAGGCTAGTAGCAGTAAAGTATTCAACACCAAACAGTGTCGGCGGACGCATTGTAGACTATTCCAAAAAGATTTTGGTAAAAATTCTCCCAGCATACGCCTACATCAGTGTTTCCCATCCATCTGGGCCACTGGCATCAACCCCAGCCGAAGAAGTGTCAGTTCCTGCTGTTAAGAACGTTGGGATGTTTTTACGTTTGTACCAGCCTACTGACGAATTTGTTAAAAAGTACTTGGAAGATGGAACGGTTAACAGGGGAAAATCGTACATGAACAGCCTTGGATCACTGAAAATTATGTCCATC GTCTTTTCTAAAGGTACATCTCCTGAGCCCTCCCCTGAAGGTCATTGGTCCAAGAACTTTGCTGCTCTCTCAATTCATCGTCGTAAGGACTGGGCAGTGACGATAAAAGGCTTTAACCGGTTTGTCTGGGACTTTGAGGGATCTACAAGGGtaggaaaacctgaaaatgtttaTGGTACCTATCAGAGTCATGGTTCAATGTTGATAGCGAACAGCGAAGAGGCATTGAAGGCTCACGATATAAAAAATGGATGGGATTGGACAAAAATACCTGGAGCCACAACAATGTCCCTGACTCTCGCTCAGACGAGTCTGAGTAAGGCAAGAAACTTCAGTCCACAATCTTCTGCTGGAGGAGTAACCTACAGAGGACCAGAGCCTTTATCCAGCGGAGTATTTGGCATGGACTTCCGCCAACCCAGGTACAGTTTTTTGGAGGAGAGCCACCCCTATCCAAATATCAATCTCCGCTTTAAgaaatctgttttcttttatcaaaacgTGTTGGTCTGCCTAGGAAGCAACATCAGAATAAACAATGGCGGGGCAACTCAAGCTCAAACGACCCTTTTTCAAGACAAGCTGATAAGTGACAGCTCGTCCATTGAAGTTGACGATGAGCGAAAAGATGATTCAACTCTTTTTGACGCCATGACCCCATTTTCAACTCCAAAAGGAAGTAGAAGGGGATACACTACTCTGGTGGACACCAAAGGCAACAGCTACTACATTCCAAGATCAAGTGCATCCGATCTTAAGGTTCACGTACAAACACAAAACTCGCGAACGTCCTCAGCTAAAAAATCCAGTGGCACCTACGGAACTGCCTGGCTTGAGCACAGTGCGTCTGATGGGAGTTACGAGTATGCAGTTCACATTGATACTCCTTCATACGAAGGCTCTACTGGCTCTTATTGGGAAATACAACATTCTGACGTGTCATATAAGCTATACAGGGTTTTGAAGCAAGACGATGAGGCTCATGTGGTCCGATTTGAAAGATCTCCTGAACGCAATACAGCTTTGCTTCCACTTTATGGTTATGTCTTTTTCCAAGCGACTTCATCTGTCCCTCTTCCTTCCTGGGGGATTGTCTCGTCAGTGAACAGACAATGCAGGATTATGGCGGAAGAAAACACTCAGGAGATTTACTTAAGCATTAGTTACCCCGACCTGAATTTCCCTGGCTCAAAAGTCTTGCGAACCTCCGGCGATGTCAAAGTTCGGGAACTGTTTCGAATGGAAAGTGAGGAGATCCAAGTTGAAGTCACCTTGGCACGCGTTGTGAGCACAACTCTTCCAGAACTGCCCAAGGTACATGGTTCTCCAACTGATTACGTGCCAAGGGTTCGAGTGATTGAAACAGTTACCGAGAAACCAAGCCGAGGAAACAAACTAGTCTTTGCCAATCTGAAGAACGGATTCAGCGTGGAAGTTAAACTGACCAAAATAAATTGTTGA